The proteins below come from a single Venenivibrio stagnispumantis genomic window:
- a CDS encoding GNAT family N-acetyltransferase, whose amino-acid sequence MTRNINILNPIQKLYKYKFFGFQPKIEIFYETKDFIVKTCSSLNELEKSFSLRYKVFYKEKIGKIKLTGIDSDKYDKIADHIVIIDKNKNKIVGSYRVLSSVYTDNFYSESEFDISDLKSRNYIMLELGRAVIDKEYRNGIVLALLWKGISLYTKQTNADYLFGLSSYFTENPEKAAKMYLYLEKNGIINKEFNIIPKRKYEYPSFENLLLNVEYDEDIKNEIPSLLISYIKAGAFVSGYPAYDFKFRCFDFFTLLDVNNIDKRFERKFKKWS is encoded by the coding sequence ATGACAAGAAATATAAATATTTTAAATCCTATACAAAAATTGTATAAATATAAATTTTTTGGCTTTCAGCCTAAGATTGAGATTTTTTATGAAACTAAGGATTTTATAGTAAAAACCTGTTCTTCTTTAAATGAGCTGGAAAAATCATTTTCACTTAGATATAAAGTATTTTATAAAGAGAAAATAGGGAAAATAAAATTAACCGGCATTGATTCTGATAAATATGATAAAATTGCAGACCATATCGTGATTATAGATAAAAATAAAAATAAAATTGTTGGAAGTTATAGGGTTTTATCATCTGTTTATACAGATAATTTTTATTCTGAATCTGAGTTTGATATTTCTGATTTAAAAAGTAGAAATTATATTATGCTTGAACTTGGAAGAGCGGTTATTGATAAAGAATATAGAAATGGTATTGTTCTTGCTCTTTTATGGAAAGGAATATCTTTATACACAAAACAGACAAATGCAGATTATCTTTTTGGTTTATCCAGTTATTTTACCGAAAATCCGGAAAAAGCGGCAAAAATGTATTTATATTTAGAAAAAAATGGCATAATTAATAAAGAATTTAATATAATTCCAAAAAGAAAATATGAATATCCTTCTTTTGAAAATCTTTTGCTGAATGTAGAATATGACGAAGATATAAAAAATGAAATTCCTTCTCTTCTTATATCTTATATAAAAGCAGGAGCTTTTGTATCTGGATATCCGGCTTATGATTTTAAATTTAGATGTTTTGATTTTTTTACTTTATTAGATGTTAACAATATTGATAAAAGATTTGAAAGGAAATTTAAAAAATGGTCATAA